Genomic segment of Candidatus Palauibacter polyketidifaciens:
GCCGCCGCGCAGGCCGCCGCCGACATGACCGAACCGGTGGAGGACCGGCGCGGCTCCGTCGAATACAAGAGGAACATGGCTCGCGTGCTCACGGCGAGGGCCATCCGCAAGGCGCTCGCGCGCGCCGGGGCCGGAGGGTAGAGCGATGGCGACACATCAGATCAGCGTCACCGTGAACGGCGAGGCGCAGGCGGCCGAGGTCGAGGCGCGCATGCTGCTCGTCCACCTGATCCGCGACGAACTGAGGCTCACCGGCACCCACATCGGCTGCGACACGACCCACTGCGGCGCCTGTACCGTGTTGCTCGACGGGCAGCCGACGAAATCGTGCACCGTCCTCGCCGTGCAGGCCGACGGGGCCGAGATCGCGACCGTCGAGGGGCTCGCCGGCGCCGACGGCATGCACGCGCTGCAGGAGGGCTTCTGGGAGAAGCACGGCCTCCAGTGCGGCTTCTGCACGCCCGGCATGCTGATGACCGGCGCGGCCCTCC
This window contains:
- a CDS encoding 2Fe-2S iron-sulfur cluster-binding protein, giving the protein MATHQISVTVNGEAQAAEVEARMLLVHLIRDELRLTGTHIGCDTTHCGACTVLLDGQPTKSCTVLAVQADGAEIATVEGLAGADGMHALQEGFWEKHGLQCGFCTPGMLMTGAALLEANPNPSEAEIREAISGNLCRCTGYVNIVKAVQYAAEKMGAAAETANAATDGEDS